One window from the genome of Natrialba magadii ATCC 43099 encodes:
- the ahaH gene encoding ATP synthase archaeal subunit H gives MPRPQVLERIKSAEEEADEIVALADNDRDERIAEARERAEEIRTEAEQEARDLKERRLEEARDEIDQECERVLEEGEQEREALAERAQNRVDEVTDHVVSLFQEDVHAQT, from the coding sequence ATGCCGAGGCCACAGGTTCTCGAACGAATTAAGTCGGCGGAGGAAGAGGCCGACGAGATCGTCGCATTGGCAGACAACGACCGCGACGAGCGGATAGCCGAGGCCCGGGAACGTGCCGAGGAGATTCGCACGGAAGCGGAACAAGAGGCGCGAGATCTCAAAGAACGTCGCCTGGAGGAGGCGCGTGACGAGATCGACCAGGAGTGCGAACGCGTCCTCGAGGAGGGTGAACAGGAGCGCGAGGCGCTAGCCGAGCGTGCCCAGAACCGAGTCGACGAGGTGACGGACCACGTCGTCTCCCTGTTCCAGGAGGACGTCCATGCTCAGACCTGA
- a CDS encoding methyltransferase domain-containing protein: MGILENKARARLFYKYLSKVYDQVNPFIWNEDMRADALSLLDLEEDMTVLDVGCGTGFATEGLLEHVEEVYALDQSEHQLEQAYAKFGKHAPPVHFHRGDAERLPFATDTFDVVWSSGSIEYWPNPILALREFRRVLKPGGQVLVVGPNYPDNVVAQHLADSIMLFYDEYEADEMFKRAGFEDVKHAFIGPSYDPDVAITTIGRAPQ, encoded by the coding sequence ATGGGAATTCTCGAGAACAAAGCCCGTGCACGGCTGTTCTACAAGTACCTCTCGAAGGTCTACGATCAGGTGAACCCCTTCATCTGGAACGAGGACATGCGTGCGGACGCGCTGTCATTGCTCGACCTCGAGGAGGACATGACCGTGCTCGACGTGGGCTGTGGCACCGGCTTTGCGACTGAGGGGCTCCTCGAGCACGTCGAGGAAGTGTACGCACTCGACCAGAGCGAACACCAACTCGAGCAGGCCTACGCGAAGTTCGGCAAGCACGCCCCGCCAGTGCACTTTCACCGTGGCGACGCCGAACGGCTCCCGTTCGCGACCGATACGTTCGACGTCGTCTGGTCCTCTGGTTCGATCGAGTACTGGCCGAACCCCATTCTCGCGCTCCGCGAGTTCCGCCGCGTTCTGAAGCCCGGCGGGCAAGTGCTGGTCGTCGGCCCCAACTATCCGGACAACGTCGTCGCCCAGCACCTCGCCGACTCAATCATGCTGTTCTATGACGAGTACGAGGCCGACGAGATGTTCAAACGCGCCGGTTTCGAGGACGTCAAACACGCGTTCATCGGGCCGTCCTACGATCCCGACGTTGCGATTACGACGATTGGCCGCGCACCGCAGTGA
- a CDS encoding type IV pilin: protein MCAVRRRPSRRSSALCDPSRAVNPVIGTIALLALTCLLVAVLAVIVSGWSLGGPAPVATFDLSADAETGTLSFEHTAGDPLDVEDLSLHVTVDGTELEYQPPVPFVGAEGFNGSPEGPFNAKSESLWGVGEQASVTIAETNDPVLESGSTVRVVVVVEGTQIGELESVAE, encoded by the coding sequence GTGTGTGCGGTTCGTCGTCGTCCGTCGCGCCGGTCGAGTGCACTATGCGATCCGTCGCGAGCAGTCAATCCTGTCATCGGTACCATTGCGCTGCTTGCGCTTACTTGTCTCCTCGTCGCCGTTCTCGCCGTCATCGTTTCCGGGTGGAGCCTCGGTGGGCCCGCCCCTGTCGCAACGTTCGATCTCTCGGCTGACGCCGAAACTGGCACACTCTCCTTCGAACACACGGCTGGCGATCCACTTGACGTGGAAGACCTATCGCTACACGTGACCGTCGATGGCACCGAACTCGAGTACCAGCCGCCAGTTCCGTTCGTCGGTGCGGAGGGATTTAACGGGAGTCCGGAGGGGCCGTTCAATGCGAAGAGTGAGTCCCTCTGGGGAGTGGGCGAGCAGGCGAGCGTTACGATTGCGGAAACGAACGATCCAGTACTCGAGTCGGGGTCGACAGTTCGGGTGGTGGTCGTTGTAGAAGGGACACAGATTGGGGAACTCGAGTCGGTTGCGGAGTGA
- a CDS encoding DUF7096 domain-containing protein codes for MNNATPVLLALLLVCSLPAISIVAASPSHGASGDVDEQQSLQQSTTAQEPSSPVEIENTSNQLPLTGDIRGSHTVSESNLGTSFAKTTTQLQVDQQQYVLTERDLDELDGEDREQRIQTAYENTKDQIDALETREREAVLAHQNGDLSDGELVQVLVENYYEASALEETLFALQNDDDIDVVPSQRQQFRADRTLLEFQTTAIRETLAEANEAGNPNTSYEFRIQTSESGYRLSALDGDTYSTETVRFDNRDADAPNRYESIDQMIEDITAQYPWAHDHGSPHYQDNSLENLYWVDLPHDNGQLDIYVDAGTGDVYREAQEVSVESLPTVETETKSTGRIERTFDKTPSIGPTVLTVTEDGSDEPLQATIRVDGREIGATDENGSITYLPPADSYNITIDGETESVSAPVSNG; via the coding sequence ATGAACAACGCGACCCCTGTCCTCCTCGCGTTGCTTCTCGTCTGTTCGCTACCCGCGATTTCGATTGTCGCGGCATCTCCATCGCATGGAGCCTCCGGCGACGTTGACGAGCAGCAGTCCCTCCAGCAGAGTACAACCGCACAGGAACCCTCCTCGCCAGTCGAGATCGAAAACACGTCGAATCAGTTACCGCTTACTGGTGACATTCGGGGTTCACACACGGTTTCTGAATCGAATCTCGGCACCTCGTTTGCGAAGACCACGACACAGCTGCAAGTCGACCAGCAGCAGTACGTACTCACAGAGCGAGATCTAGACGAGCTAGACGGTGAAGATCGTGAGCAACGGATTCAGACAGCATACGAAAATACGAAAGACCAGATTGACGCACTCGAAACACGTGAACGCGAGGCAGTCCTCGCCCATCAAAATGGAGATCTTTCCGATGGGGAACTGGTACAGGTCTTGGTAGAGAACTACTATGAAGCGTCTGCGCTCGAAGAAACACTGTTTGCCCTCCAGAACGACGACGATATCGATGTGGTTCCTTCGCAGCGACAACAATTCCGTGCAGACAGAACGCTTCTCGAATTCCAGACGACAGCAATTCGTGAAACTCTCGCCGAAGCCAACGAGGCTGGGAATCCCAACACGTCGTATGAATTCCGCATTCAGACTTCAGAGAGCGGATACCGACTCTCGGCACTCGACGGCGACACGTACAGTACAGAGACGGTTCGGTTCGACAACCGTGATGCAGACGCACCAAACCGGTATGAATCGATTGATCAGATGATCGAAGACATTACGGCGCAATATCCGTGGGCTCACGATCACGGTTCACCACACTATCAGGACAATAGCCTCGAGAACCTCTACTGGGTCGATCTCCCCCACGATAACGGGCAGCTAGATATCTACGTCGATGCCGGAACAGGTGATGTCTATCGAGAGGCACAGGAGGTCTCAGTCGAGTCACTACCGACAGTAGAGACGGAGACAAAATCGACGGGACGAATCGAACGAACGTTCGACAAAACACCATCAATCGGTCCCACGGTACTGACTGTCACCGAAGATGGCAGCGACGAGCCACTTCAGGCGACTATCAGAGTCGATGGACGAGAAATTGGTGCAACGGACGAGAACGGTTCGATAACGTATCTCCCACCCGCTGATTCGTACAATATTACCATCGACGGTGAGACAGAGAGCGTTTCGGCACCGGTCTCGAACGGTTAA
- a CDS encoding helix-turn-helix transcriptional regulator — MRLSTAVTLTLVALLVTAAFGPVAATPTAAAGNPASAPSAEYETALEQPAAFSQSSVDPSYGQPAEIEHITRITVNDNGDAHWSLEYRFVLDDADEIDAFNDYAAAVVANERGVETPIQDVRQQVTYADANTDREMSIVGAGWDSYETRSYDDDIETENDPEGTHDGTEIGVITYTFTWTNFADTDGDRIYLGDALQVDGSDRPAISVLHDGQRLVIESPSNYGLQTPTQLTWNGYHEFSDDEFEIVFLRGAEPPSDFSWLSLPLTLGAVALTLALAFVGLAAYRYSRDDPLPGEPQIAALLGTDAAENASADATEQSKPTPSSQGRPATHSPEPESVPATSNAGDDGTQLEFTEPADEDIDPELLSDEERVQRMLAGNGGRMKQAAIVSETGWSNAKVSQLLSQMDEDGQIEKLRIGRENLITLPEVDPTEID; from the coding sequence ATGCGGTTGTCCACCGCCGTTACACTCACCCTCGTTGCCCTCCTCGTCACAGCCGCCTTCGGTCCGGTGGCCGCGACGCCGACTGCAGCCGCTGGCAATCCAGCTTCTGCACCTAGTGCCGAATATGAGACAGCACTCGAACAGCCTGCGGCCTTCTCACAGAGTTCGGTTGATCCATCCTACGGTCAGCCCGCCGAAATTGAACACATCACCCGGATCACCGTCAATGACAACGGCGACGCCCACTGGAGTCTAGAATACCGTTTCGTTCTCGACGATGCGGATGAGATCGACGCGTTCAACGACTACGCAGCGGCCGTCGTTGCTAACGAACGTGGTGTCGAGACACCGATACAGGACGTTCGCCAGCAAGTAACATACGCTGACGCCAATACCGATCGAGAGATGTCGATCGTCGGCGCTGGCTGGGACAGCTACGAGACCCGATCGTACGACGACGATATCGAAACAGAAAATGATCCCGAAGGAACCCACGACGGAACTGAAATTGGCGTCATTACATACACGTTCACCTGGACGAACTTCGCCGACACGGACGGCGACCGGATCTACCTCGGTGATGCACTCCAGGTGGACGGCAGTGACCGCCCAGCCATTTCCGTGCTCCACGACGGACAGCGTCTCGTCATCGAGTCGCCCAGTAATTACGGTCTCCAGACGCCAACGCAACTGACCTGGAATGGGTATCACGAGTTCAGCGATGACGAGTTCGAGATCGTCTTCCTGCGCGGTGCCGAGCCGCCCAGTGACTTCTCGTGGCTCTCACTCCCACTGACACTCGGTGCCGTTGCACTCACTCTCGCCCTCGCATTCGTCGGTCTCGCCGCCTATCGGTACAGCAGGGACGACCCACTCCCAGGAGAGCCACAGATCGCTGCGCTTCTCGGTACCGACGCAGCGGAGAACGCAAGCGCAGACGCAACCGAGCAATCCAAACCGACGCCGTCCTCTCAGGGCAGGCCGGCCACTCACTCCCCAGAACCGGAATCCGTACCGGCAACATCAAACGCCGGTGACGACGGCACACAACTCGAGTTCACCGAGCCTGCGGACGAGGATATTGACCCCGAGTTGTTGAGCGACGAAGAGCGTGTCCAGCGGATGCTCGCGGGCAACGGTGGTCGAATGAAGCAGGCGGCGATCGTCTCGGAGACGGGCTGGTCGAACGCGAAGGTGTCGCAGTTGCTGTCGCAGATGGATGAGGATGGCCAGATCGAGAAGTTGCGGATCGGCCGTGAGAATCTGATTACGTTGCCGGAAGTCGATCCGACGGAGATCGACTGA
- a CDS encoding radical SAM protein: MISKGCEQCAKGGKMVLFVYGYCDQRDCFYCPLGENRKNVTDVYANERRVESDEDVLEQAYRMDALGTSITGGEPQEALERTCHYLELLKDEFGEDHHTHLYTGITGGRENMRKLSEAGLDEIRFHPPYELWGDLHGTEWEDILYIAREEGLTPAFEIPGIRAEEEFLEFLDEGAADFCNVNEFEMSQGNYRRMQEEGYELKEGHMSAVDGSRDDILDVMGDHERVYFCTSVFKDAAQHRRRLKRMARNVRREFDDVTDDGTLVYGKTYTEPERFAELGVPKEFYTVKSEHVEVAWWLLEEMIEEGDLDDGEIVEQYPSYDGQVVERTPLA, from the coding sequence ATGATCTCGAAGGGCTGTGAGCAGTGCGCGAAGGGTGGCAAGATGGTGCTGTTCGTCTACGGCTACTGCGATCAGCGCGACTGCTTTTACTGCCCACTTGGCGAGAATCGCAAGAACGTCACCGACGTCTACGCGAACGAACGCCGCGTCGAGTCCGACGAGGACGTCCTTGAGCAGGCCTACCGAATGGACGCTCTCGGCACCTCGATCACGGGCGGCGAACCACAGGAGGCACTCGAGCGCACCTGCCACTATCTCGAACTTCTGAAGGACGAGTTCGGCGAGGACCACCACACCCATCTCTATACGGGTATCACGGGTGGCCGCGAGAACATGCGCAAACTCTCGGAGGCCGGCCTCGACGAAATTCGGTTCCACCCGCCGTACGAACTCTGGGGTGACCTCCACGGCACCGAGTGGGAGGACATCCTCTACATCGCTCGTGAGGAGGGACTCACCCCCGCGTTCGAGATTCCCGGCATCCGCGCGGAAGAAGAGTTCCTCGAGTTCCTCGATGAGGGCGCAGCGGACTTCTGCAACGTCAACGAGTTCGAAATGTCCCAGGGGAACTACCGCCGGATGCAGGAAGAGGGCTACGAACTCAAAGAAGGCCACATGAGCGCCGTCGACGGTTCTCGAGACGACATTCTCGACGTGATGGGCGACCACGAGCGCGTCTACTTCTGTACCTCCGTGTTCAAGGACGCCGCCCAGCACCGCCGTCGACTGAAACGCATGGCCCGCAACGTCCGCCGCGAGTTCGACGACGTGACCGACGACGGCACGCTGGTCTACGGGAAGACCTACACCGAACCGGAACGGTTCGCTGAACTCGGCGTTCCCAAAGAGTTCTACACCGTCAAGTCCGAGCACGTCGAAGTCGCCTGGTGGCTCTTAGAGGAGATGATCGAAGAGGGCGACCTCGATGACGGCGAAATCGTCGAGCAGTATCCGAGCTACGACGGGCAGGTCGTCGAGCGAACGCCGTTAGCGTAA
- a CDS encoding DUF373 family protein, with protein MLLVLCVDLDDDLGRKTGFSTPVIGRDSVEEAGVALATADPEDSDVNVIFQGLHIYDDLDARDESVEVAVVTGNDEGDVNANREVGDEVDTVLASLSTSEDVTTLVVTDGAQDESVIPIIRSRVPIDGVRRVVVRQAQDLESMYYTIKQVLDDPETRGTILIPLGILLLIYPLALIGSALEMPGFVLGTTSALLGFYLISRGLGLGERLDTAVERARRSLYAGRTTLLAYVVAAALFVLGGVSGVNTLESVQAETTGDVGVPVMISALVYGSVQWLAAAGVTTSLGQITDEYIAGTLEWRYLNAPFYVLSIAVVLYAVSAFFLDEAGIGFLAAALTAGTLLGIVSTLAFAIVESRLSESTGDAETEQEERAKADGAH; from the coding sequence ATGCTGCTGGTCCTCTGTGTCGACCTCGACGACGACCTCGGCCGCAAGACCGGGTTCTCGACGCCGGTTATCGGCCGTGATTCCGTCGAAGAGGCAGGCGTCGCGCTCGCGACCGCGGACCCGGAGGATTCGGACGTCAACGTCATCTTCCAGGGGTTGCACATCTACGACGACCTGGACGCACGCGACGAGAGCGTCGAAGTCGCCGTCGTCACTGGCAACGACGAGGGCGACGTCAACGCTAACCGCGAAGTCGGCGACGAGGTTGACACCGTCCTCGCGAGTCTCTCCACCTCGGAGGACGTCACCACCCTCGTCGTCACCGACGGCGCACAGGACGAATCCGTCATCCCGATCATCCGCTCACGCGTGCCGATCGACGGCGTCAGACGCGTCGTCGTCAGACAGGCCCAGGACCTCGAGTCGATGTACTACACGATCAAGCAGGTGCTCGACGACCCCGAAACGCGGGGAACGATCCTGATCCCGCTCGGCATCCTGTTGCTTATCTACCCGCTCGCGCTGATCGGCAGCGCACTCGAGATGCCCGGCTTCGTACTCGGGACGACGTCGGCGCTGCTCGGCTTTTATCTCATCTCCCGCGGCCTCGGACTCGGCGAGCGACTCGACACAGCCGTCGAGCGCGCTCGGCGGTCGCTGTACGCCGGGCGGACGACTCTGCTCGCGTACGTCGTCGCGGCGGCACTGTTCGTCCTCGGTGGCGTGAGCGGGGTGAATACGCTTGAGTCAGTCCAGGCGGAAACGACCGGTGACGTCGGCGTTCCCGTCATGATTTCGGCGCTGGTCTACGGCTCGGTCCAGTGGCTCGCCGCCGCGGGCGTGACCACCAGCCTCGGCCAGATCACCGACGAGTACATCGCGGGGACACTCGAGTGGCGCTATCTCAACGCGCCGTTCTACGTGCTGTCGATCGCGGTCGTCCTCTATGCGGTGAGTGCGTTCTTCCTCGATGAGGCGGGGATTGGGTTTCTCGCGGCGGCGCTGACGGCGGGGACGCTGCTGGGGATCGTGAGTACGCTGGCGTTTGCGATCGTCGAGTCACGGTTGTCGGAGTCGACGGGAGACGCGGAAACAGAGCAAGAAGAGCGGGCGAAGGCGGACGGAGCACACTGA
- a CDS encoding polyprenyl synthetase family protein: MELLERRRALIEERLHEVVDGVDPETLSDEVRHVTLSGGKRVRPMVTILACETVGGTAEDAVEFGVGIELVHNASLVIDDIIDRSELRRGTESAWAEFGYGPAIITSDGLLGEAFDLFASDPDAMRVVTESMVELGVGEATELSAMPSNEEEYMTLARRKTGALFRAAAELGAIAADSDAVTVEALGEYAERVGIAFQIRDDVLDAVADAEELGKPTGHDAEMDRPSVVQVTDLTPEEANARARAEADRALEALDRVDVADPTAEGYLRELAEFVVERER, encoded by the coding sequence ATGGAACTGCTGGAGCGCCGGCGGGCGCTGATCGAGGAGCGACTCCACGAGGTCGTCGACGGCGTCGACCCGGAGACGCTCAGCGATGAGGTTCGCCACGTCACGCTCTCCGGAGGCAAGCGCGTCCGACCCATGGTCACGATTCTCGCCTGCGAGACCGTGGGCGGGACCGCAGAGGACGCTGTCGAGTTCGGCGTCGGCATCGAACTCGTTCACAACGCCTCGCTCGTCATCGACGATATCATCGACCGCTCGGAGCTGCGCCGTGGCACCGAAAGCGCCTGGGCCGAGTTCGGCTACGGACCGGCGATCATCACCAGTGACGGCCTTCTCGGGGAAGCCTTCGATCTCTTCGCGTCCGACCCCGACGCGATGCGCGTCGTCACCGAGTCGATGGTCGAACTCGGCGTCGGCGAGGCGACCGAACTCTCCGCCATGCCGTCGAACGAGGAGGAGTACATGACACTCGCACGCCGCAAGACCGGCGCGCTCTTTCGCGCCGCGGCCGAACTCGGTGCGATCGCGGCCGACTCTGATGCCGTCACGGTCGAAGCCCTCGGCGAGTACGCAGAACGCGTCGGCATCGCCTTCCAGATCAGAGACGACGTGCTGGACGCGGTCGCCGACGCCGAGGAACTCGGCAAACCGACCGGCCACGACGCCGAGATGGACCGCCCCTCGGTCGTGCAGGTGACCGATCTCACACCCGAGGAAGCCAACGCACGCGCCCGAGCGGAGGCCGACCGCGCACTCGAGGCGCTCGACCGTGTCGACGTTGCCGACCCAACTGCTGAAGGATATCTCCGAGAACTTGCGGAGTTCGTCGTCGAACGCGAGCGATAG
- a CDS encoding methyl-accepting chemotaxis protein, producing MSLLAKLVPSFIRRRYLLKFVISILAVVLVIGAVGAVSYAEINDTVRADSNEQLESTAELQADGIGDWIESMHVQTRTASTSPGTQSDDVQAVQAAIVEEQARMGVDVRAIHYVDTSEETVLTSTDAEIRDTELAAVDDPWAETDFAGELSFDEDVWHSEQAYESAALDDQVMAFASPVPDQDDRVVVVIGTLEYRVDQLQQDGAAGSTAIVNDRGEPIFQTGQSELTATTDEDAIEAALGGRPDRVEDDDVVQAYVPVGDTQWVAVTTVPTDQAYGVASDVGTNVIAMVLVSLVALGLVGVVLGRQTVVPLAELRDRTESMENGDLNVDLQTSRIDEIGRLYDGFDSMRTSLRTQIEEAESARADAEEARAETEAMNQHLESKADEYRDVMEVCAEGDLTRRLDPESENEAMTDIAHAFNEMVEELEATTAHVTSFANEVAVASEEVTASAEEVRSASGQVSNSIQEISDGADRQNEKLQAVSDEMSGLSATTEQIAASSNQVADIAEQTAETGRYGREAARDAIEGMHEIEAESTETVEAIEELTAEMEQIDELIEFITEVARETNMLALNANIEASRSGDGDSQGDGFAVVAAEVKELAADTKETAEDIEERLERINDRTERTATEVQKTADKISSHVDAVENAAEALDEIADYAQETNDGVQEISATTEQQAASTQEVVAMVSTATEISDATATESQRVAAAAEEQTSALSEVTKSAGSLANQASQLNEMLDRFDTDAASDAAVDDLEDLDTRETGDVLGGEYDDATGTDDTADEGATLEFDENVVSSSNADDVGAGEEGDAVSGRGSDAADDGDAVSGRGSDAADDGDAVSGRGSDAADDGDGDDEPVDDPFTYDEVSDGSN from the coding sequence ATGTCGCTGCTTGCCAAACTCGTCCCGTCGTTCATCCGACGGCGATACCTGCTCAAATTCGTCATCTCCATCCTCGCTGTCGTGCTCGTGATCGGTGCTGTCGGTGCCGTCAGTTACGCCGAGATCAACGATACCGTGCGAGCCGACTCGAACGAGCAACTCGAGTCGACCGCCGAACTTCAGGCCGATGGCATCGGTGACTGGATCGAGTCGATGCACGTCCAGACCCGAACAGCGTCTACGTCACCGGGGACTCAGAGCGACGACGTGCAGGCTGTCCAGGCTGCGATCGTCGAAGAACAGGCCCGAATGGGTGTCGACGTGCGAGCGATACACTACGTCGATACGAGCGAGGAAACCGTCCTCACGAGTACCGACGCCGAGATCCGCGACACCGAACTCGCCGCCGTCGACGATCCGTGGGCCGAGACGGACTTTGCCGGCGAACTCTCCTTCGACGAGGACGTCTGGCACTCCGAACAGGCCTACGAGTCCGCTGCCCTCGACGACCAGGTGATGGCCTTCGCGAGCCCCGTCCCCGACCAGGACGACCGCGTCGTCGTCGTCATCGGGACACTCGAGTACCGCGTGGACCAGCTCCAGCAGGACGGTGCGGCGGGATCGACGGCGATTGTTAACGACCGCGGTGAGCCGATCTTCCAGACCGGGCAGAGCGAACTCACCGCGACGACCGACGAGGATGCCATCGAGGCGGCACTCGGTGGTCGACCGGACCGGGTTGAAGACGACGACGTGGTGCAGGCGTACGTGCCGGTCGGCGACACGCAGTGGGTCGCGGTGACGACTGTGCCGACCGACCAGGCCTACGGTGTCGCGAGCGACGTTGGAACGAACGTCATCGCGATGGTGCTCGTGAGTCTGGTTGCGCTCGGCCTCGTCGGCGTCGTACTCGGTCGCCAGACGGTCGTGCCGCTTGCAGAACTGCGCGATCGGACGGAGTCGATGGAGAACGGCGATCTAAACGTCGACTTACAGACGTCGCGCATCGACGAAATCGGTCGCCTCTACGATGGGTTCGACAGCATGCGAACGTCGCTGCGAACCCAGATTGAGGAGGCCGAATCCGCTCGCGCGGACGCCGAGGAGGCCCGCGCAGAGACCGAGGCGATGAACCAGCATCTCGAGTCGAAGGCCGACGAGTACCGCGACGTGATGGAGGTCTGTGCCGAGGGTGATCTTACCCGGCGGCTCGACCCCGAGAGTGAGAACGAGGCGATGACCGACATCGCTCACGCGTTCAACGAGATGGTCGAAGAACTCGAGGCGACGACGGCTCACGTCACGTCCTTCGCGAACGAGGTGGCCGTCGCCAGCGAGGAGGTCACGGCCAGCGCCGAGGAAGTGCGCTCTGCCTCCGGACAGGTCAGCAACTCTATTCAGGAGATTTCCGACGGTGCAGACCGACAGAACGAGAAGCTGCAGGCGGTCTCCGACGAGATGAGCGGGCTCTCGGCGACGACCGAGCAGATCGCTGCGTCCTCGAACCAGGTCGCAGATATCGCAGAGCAGACGGCAGAGACCGGCCGCTACGGCCGCGAAGCCGCGCGTGACGCAATCGAGGGAATGCACGAGATTGAGGCCGAATCGACCGAGACCGTCGAAGCGATCGAAGAACTGACCGCGGAGATGGAACAGATCGACGAACTGATCGAGTTCATCACCGAGGTCGCCCGCGAGACCAACATGCTCGCGCTGAACGCGAACATCGAGGCCTCCCGCAGCGGTGACGGGGACTCCCAGGGTGACGGCTTCGCGGTCGTCGCCGCCGAGGTCAAGGAACTGGCCGCAGACACGAAGGAGACGGCCGAAGACATCGAGGAGCGCTTAGAACGGATTAACGACCGCACCGAGCGGACCGCGACGGAGGTCCAGAAGACCGCGGACAAGATCTCCTCGCACGTCGACGCCGTCGAGAACGCCGCGGAGGCACTCGACGAGATTGCAGACTACGCACAGGAGACCAACGACGGCGTCCAGGAGATTTCGGCGACCACCGAACAGCAGGCGGCCTCGACCCAGGAAGTCGTCGCGATGGTCTCGACCGCGACCGAAATCTCCGACGCGACGGCGACCGAATCCCAGCGCGTTGCCGCTGCTGCGGAGGAACAGACCTCTGCGCTCTCCGAAGTCACGAAGAGCGCCGGCTCGCTCGCCAATCAGGCCTCGCAGCTCAACGAGATGCTCGACCGTTTCGACACCGACGCTGCCAGCGACGCGGCGGTCGACGACCTCGAGGATCTCGACACACGCGAGACCGGTGACGTCCTCGGCGGTGAGTACGACGATGCCACTGGCACTGACGATACAGCTGACGAGGGGGCCACACTCGAGTTCGATGAGAACGTGGTTTCGTCGTCCAACGCGGATGATGTGGGTGCTGGCGAGGAGGGCGACGCTGTGAGCGGACGTGGTAGCGACGCTGCAGACGATGGTGACGCTGTGAGCGGACGTGGTAGCGACGCTGCAGACGATGGTGACGCTGTGAGCGGACGTGGTAGCGACGCTGCAGACGATGGTGACGGGGACGACGAACCGGTCGACGATCCGTTCACCTACGACGAGGTCAGCGACGGCAGTAACTGA